A window of Psychroflexus sp. ALD_RP9 contains these coding sequences:
- a CDS encoding metallophosphoesterase codes for MKKVYFLICLFCLSCANYNVKIAEKSTSNLFKPKSQLSSRIYLIGDTGYSPAGNTSDGLLALNELIKKESTINDYLVVLGDNVYPSGMPPETSQDRVEAEARLEAQLKVYANFKGSVIMIPGNHDWRNKLKGVKEQQNLVEVFSDKKISWLPKAGCGISGQDLSDKVYLITLDSQWFLEDWDQHPKINKSCEEIKTRKQFIEEFDTEIKKNQNKTVIVSLHHPLYSNGIHGGQFEFTKHLYPSSKKIPLPGLASLANLIRATGGVSKQDIQNQQYQSLVKQLEARANKWGNVIFTSGHEHSLQYIENGRLKQIVSGSGSKFSYVKLGLNSKFAYPGQGFAVLDIYKDQSSQVKFYQAKDSNPHLIYSTQIHKPHYLNTSVNFTDNNSKYVTATIYDDINFKNNATTKAVWGEHYRKMYTTPIQLKSVKLDTLYGGLSPMRLGGGNQTNSLRLNDSLGREYNIRELKKDAVRLLQTNVYQDEYLQDEFNNTVIESLLDDFMTASHPFGFLAIPEMAEAVGVYHTNPELFYIPKQKALGKYNQSHGNSIYMIEERPEEHWINQNIFGNPNHDIVSTADMYERLKRDEKYQLDEQHYIKSRVFDILIGDFDRHGDQWRWAEFENINGDDQHIFRAIPRDRDQVFSNFDGGFLNLLRAVSSFPKIYQEYGSDIEHINWYSYNTHSQDRNLMRFSGKDDWLKAAKEIQLQLSDSIINRAFSHLPDEVKDENFNKLISVVKQRKENLDQLIAEYYDVIAKYMVLFSTNKDDFIDVHFNPNNTVNIKMYRNKGGERENLIADNTYSDKLTKEVWVYGLSDDDIFTVTGLNKSKLKIRLIGGYGNDVYHAQQQPQIVIHDFKSLENTIKAKKVKTHLTDDYEENTFLRKRTVRSTSLVLPRFGFNPDDGFLIGGAVSLGHKGFIGKDFTRKHHLNFGYYFDTSSYNVSYEFEHADIIGDYSAFARISYTDPSYARNFYGFGNNTPNFDDQLGRDYNRVRIRDLSFDVGFRKDTKYGSLFEYGLAYDAIEVNRTENRFIDEVGDELSENNPAFFENKNYLSLQANYEYESFDDKLNPSKGMRFNLKAAFTNSLHNTTRNFASLNPSVVFFNPLSINKKWVLKTQVQSQIRFGDEYEFFQAAQLGTNTGLRGFRRDRFTGKNALASSIDLRYGFNQFSTKIVPLQIGVFGGFDLGRVWLDDVTSNQWHNSYGGGFWLNMANLLTGQVNVFHSNDGFLFTFGFTTDF; via the coding sequence ATGAAAAAAGTTTACTTCTTAATTTGTTTATTTTGTTTAAGCTGTGCCAATTATAATGTTAAAATCGCTGAAAAATCTACTTCAAATCTGTTTAAACCGAAGTCTCAGTTATCGAGTAGAATTTACCTTATTGGTGATACAGGTTATTCACCGGCTGGAAATACATCAGATGGACTTTTAGCTTTAAATGAACTTATTAAAAAAGAATCTACCATAAACGATTATTTAGTTGTTTTAGGTGATAATGTTTATCCTAGCGGAATGCCGCCTGAAACAAGTCAAGATAGAGTAGAAGCAGAGGCTCGACTTGAAGCACAGCTCAAGGTTTACGCTAATTTTAAAGGATCTGTGATTATGATTCCTGGCAATCACGATTGGAGAAACAAGCTAAAAGGCGTAAAAGAGCAACAAAATCTAGTTGAAGTCTTCTCTGATAAGAAAATCTCTTGGTTACCAAAGGCTGGTTGCGGGATATCTGGTCAAGATTTAAGTGATAAGGTTTATTTAATTACTCTTGACTCACAGTGGTTTTTAGAAGATTGGGATCAACATCCTAAAATCAACAAATCTTGCGAAGAAATAAAAACGCGCAAGCAGTTTATAGAAGAGTTTGATACCGAAATTAAAAAAAATCAAAACAAAACCGTTATTGTAAGCTTGCATCATCCATTATATTCTAATGGGATTCATGGTGGTCAATTTGAATTTACAAAGCATCTTTATCCATCTTCTAAAAAAATACCTTTGCCGGGTTTAGCTTCACTAGCTAATTTAATAAGAGCAACTGGCGGTGTTTCTAAACAAGATATCCAAAACCAACAATACCAAAGCTTGGTAAAACAACTTGAAGCTCGAGCTAATAAATGGGGAAATGTTATTTTTACTTCTGGACACGAACACAGTTTACAGTATATAGAAAATGGTCGCTTAAAACAAATTGTAAGTGGTTCTGGCTCTAAATTTTCATATGTAAAATTAGGTCTAAATTCAAAATTTGCTTATCCTGGTCAAGGTTTTGCCGTTTTAGATATTTATAAAGATCAATCCTCTCAGGTCAAGTTTTATCAAGCAAAAGACTCAAATCCGCATTTAATTTACAGTACTCAAATTCACAAACCTCATTACTTAAACACCTCTGTTAATTTTACAGATAATAATAGCAAATATGTTACAGCAACAATTTATGATGACATCAATTTTAAAAACAATGCAACAACAAAAGCCGTTTGGGGCGAACATTATCGTAAAATGTATACCACGCCAATTCAGCTTAAATCAGTAAAATTAGACACTTTGTATGGTGGTTTATCACCAATGCGGCTTGGTGGTGGTAATCAAACCAATTCATTACGACTTAATGATAGTTTAGGGCGTGAATATAATATTCGAGAACTTAAAAAAGATGCCGTTAGATTATTACAAACCAATGTTTACCAAGACGAATATTTACAAGATGAGTTTAACAATACAGTAATTGAAAGTCTTTTAGATGATTTTATGACGGCTTCACATCCATTTGGTTTTTTAGCTATTCCCGAAATGGCCGAAGCTGTTGGCGTTTACCACACCAATCCAGAGTTGTTTTATATACCAAAACAAAAAGCGCTTGGAAAATACAATCAATCTCATGGCAATTCTATTTATATGATAGAAGAACGCCCAGAAGAACACTGGATCAATCAAAATATTTTTGGTAATCCTAATCATGATATTGTAAGCACCGCCGATATGTATGAGCGTTTAAAACGCGACGAAAAATATCAATTAGACGAGCAGCACTATATCAAGTCACGCGTTTTTGATATTTTGATAGGTGATTTTGACCGCCATGGCGATCAGTGGCGTTGGGCTGAATTTGAAAACATCAACGGAGATGATCAACACATATTCAGGGCTATTCCACGTGATCGTGACCAAGTTTTTTCAAATTTTGATGGCGGCTTTTTAAATTTACTGAGAGCAGTTTCAAGTTTCCCGAAAATTTATCAAGAATATGGAAGTGATATTGAACATATTAATTGGTACAGCTACAACACACACAGTCAAGACAGAAATTTAATGCGTTTTAGTGGAAAAGATGATTGGCTAAAAGCAGCTAAAGAAATTCAACTTCAACTCAGTGATAGCATCATCAATCGTGCTTTTTCACATTTACCAGATGAAGTTAAAGATGAAAACTTCAATAAACTTATTTCAGTTGTAAAGCAACGTAAAGAAAATTTAGACCAACTCATCGCTGAATATTACGATGTTATTGCCAAGTACATGGTTTTATTTTCAACCAATAAAGATGATTTTATAGATGTTCATTTCAACCCCAATAATACAGTTAACATCAAAATGTATCGCAATAAAGGCGGAGAACGTGAAAATTTAATAGCAGACAACACTTATTCAGATAAGTTAACAAAAGAAGTTTGGGTTTATGGTTTAAGTGATGATGATATTTTTACGGTAACTGGTCTAAACAAGTCTAAGCTAAAAATACGTTTAATCGGTGGCTATGGGAATGATGTGTATCATGCACAGCAGCAACCTCAAATTGTAATTCACGATTTTAAATCACTTGAGAACACAATTAAAGCAAAAAAAGTAAAAACCCATTTAACCGATGATTATGAAGAAAATACATTTTTACGCAAACGTACTGTAAGAAGTACATCTTTAGTTTTGCCAAGGTTTGGCTTTAATCCAGACGATGGTTTCTTGATTGGTGGTGCAGTGAGTTTGGGGCATAAAGGTTTTATAGGTAAAGATTTTACAAGAAAACATCATCTTAATTTCGGTTATTATTTTGATACTTCTAGCTATAATGTTTCCTACGAGTTTGAACACGCAGATATTATAGGAGATTATAGCGCCTTTGCTCGCATAAGCTATACAGACCCAAGCTATGCTCGAAACTTCTATGGCTTCGGAAATAACACACCAAATTTCGATGACCAATTGGGTCGAGATTACAACCGAGTTCGGATCAGAGATTTATCTTTTGATGTTGGCTTTAGAAAAGACACCAAATACGGTAGTTTATTTGAATATGGTTTAGCGTATGATGCGATTGAAGTTAATAGAACTGAAAATCGTTTTATAGATGAAGTAGGCGATGAGCTTTCTGAAAATAACCCAGCTTTTTTTGAAAATAAAAATTATTTATCACTTCAAGCCAATTATGAATATGAAAGTTTTGATGATAAATTAAACCCATCTAAAGGAATGCGATTTAACTTAAAAGCAGCGTTTACCAATAGTTTACACAATACAACACGCAATTTTGCAAGCTTAAACCCATCGGTTGTATTTTTTAATCCATTATCAATTAATAAAAAATGGGTTCTTAAAACACAAGTGCAATCACAAATTAGATTTGGCGACGAATATGAATTTTTTCAAGCGGCACAATTAGGAACCAATACTGGATTAAGAGGTTTTCGTCGAGATCGCTTTACGGGGAAAAATGCTTTGGCCTCAAGTATTGATTTACGTTATGGGTTTAATCAATTTAGCACTAAAATTGTGCCCTTACAAATAGGTGTTTTTGGAGGCTTTGATCTTGGTCGCGTGTGGTTAGATGATGTTACTTCAAACCAATGGCATAATTCTTATGGCGGTGGTTTTTGGCTTAATATGGCTAATTTATTAACCGGTCAGGTTAATGTGTTTCACAGTAATGATGGCTTTTTATTTACCTTTGGTTTTACAACCGATTTTTAA
- a CDS encoding C40 family peptidase, with amino-acid sequence MQYGLCHLSLVPVRLEPSDASELVTQLLYGDCFKIIDERKKWYKIRIAFDLYEGWIDKKQAELISEDIYHQFSTQQLHTADLVDVITLPSRQALSICLGSNVAVSKYLKHQFDGQTITNSKSNRNKITETALMYLNAPYLWGGKSPFGIDCSGFTQMVYKINQHQLYRDASQQAQQGETLSFIEESQPGDLAFFDNQEGHIIHVGIILGDNYIIHAHGQVRIDRLDHTGIFNTDARQYSHQLRVIKNLLGD; translated from the coding sequence ATGCAATACGGACTTTGCCACCTAAGTCTTGTTCCCGTAAGACTTGAGCCTTCTGACGCTTCTGAACTTGTAACCCAATTGCTTTATGGTGATTGTTTCAAAATTATAGATGAACGCAAAAAATGGTATAAAATTCGTATTGCATTTGATTTATATGAAGGTTGGATAGATAAAAAACAAGCTGAATTAATTTCAGAAGATATTTATCATCAGTTTTCAACACAACAACTTCATACAGCTGATTTGGTGGATGTTATCACTCTACCATCTCGACAAGCTTTAAGTATTTGTTTAGGCTCTAATGTAGCTGTGTCTAAATACTTAAAACATCAATTTGATGGCCAAACTATCACAAATTCTAAAAGCAATAGAAATAAAATTACAGAAACAGCATTAATGTATCTTAATGCACCTTATTTATGGGGTGGAAAATCTCCTTTTGGGATTGATTGTAGCGGATTTACGCAAATGGTCTATAAAATTAATCAACACCAATTGTATAGAGATGCATCTCAACAAGCTCAACAAGGTGAAACCTTATCTTTTATTGAAGAATCTCAACCAGGAGATTTGGCTTTTTTCGACAATCAAGAAGGCCATATTATTCATGTTGGTATAATTTTAGGCGACAATTACATTATCCATGCACATGGTCAGGTTCGGATAGATCGGCTAGACCATACAGGCATTTTTAATACCGATGCACGGCAATATTCGCATCAACTTCGCGTGATTAAAAATTTATTGGGTGATTAG
- a CDS encoding TlpA disulfide reductase family protein, whose protein sequence is MHKLFYLAAFSFLIISCQQKSGVDIKGQADFLDNNTEIYLSKLGNLQNIEPVDTLIVENKQFSGSLPEANPEDVYIMMVDGVRGQNLVFINENQPININLAESNLRESEVKAGESNQLMQDYLKAQIEFGKEFSQLNKTIIQARNNKNRAKFDSIRVEIDNRKTENIEYRSNLVDKNPNSIVSLLIISDLFNQKSLPTSEVKSKFESIDPELRNTEFGKTLNKKIAAVNATDIGSVAPKFEGPTPNGDILSLDEALGKVTLVDFWASWCKPCRIENPNIVSVYQDYKDQGFKVLGVSLDKPNQKDRWLKAIKDDNLTWNHVSNLQYWEEPIARLYGISSIPAAFLLDEDGRIIAKNLRGQALRNKVDELLNEEE, encoded by the coding sequence ATGCATAAACTATTTTATTTAGCCGCTTTTTCATTCTTAATTATCAGTTGCCAACAAAAATCTGGTGTTGACATTAAAGGCCAAGCCGATTTTTTAGATAATAATACTGAAATTTATCTTTCTAAATTGGGCAACCTTCAAAACATTGAGCCTGTAGATACTTTAATTGTAGAAAATAAGCAATTTAGTGGCTCATTACCTGAGGCAAATCCTGAAGATGTTTATATAATGATGGTTGATGGTGTGAGAGGTCAAAACCTTGTATTTATTAATGAAAATCAACCTATAAACATCAATTTAGCCGAAAGTAATTTACGTGAATCTGAAGTTAAAGCTGGTGAAAGTAACCAATTAATGCAGGATTACTTAAAAGCTCAAATTGAATTTGGAAAAGAGTTCTCTCAATTAAACAAAACTATTATTCAGGCGAGAAACAATAAAAATCGAGCAAAATTCGATTCGATAAGAGTTGAAATTGATAACCGAAAAACTGAAAATATTGAGTATAGAAGTAATTTAGTAGATAAAAATCCTAACTCTATTGTAAGTTTATTAATTATAAGCGATTTATTTAATCAGAAATCTTTGCCAACTTCAGAGGTAAAATCAAAATTTGAGTCAATTGATCCAGAACTTAGAAATACTGAATTTGGTAAAACATTAAATAAAAAAATAGCTGCAGTTAATGCGACAGATATTGGCTCAGTGGCTCCTAAATTTGAAGGCCCAACACCAAATGGTGATATTTTAAGCCTTGATGAAGCACTTGGTAAAGTAACGCTAGTAGATTTCTGGGCTTCTTGGTGCAAGCCTTGCCGTATTGAAAACCCAAACATTGTTTCTGTCTATCAAGATTATAAAGATCAAGGTTTTAAAGTATTAGGTGTTTCGCTAGACAAGCCTAACCAAAAAGACCGTTGGTTGAAAGCAATTAAAGATGATAATTTAACTTGGAATCATGTCTCAAACCTACAATACTGGGAAGAGCCAATTGCTAGATTATATGGAATAAGTTCTATACCAGCTGCTTTTTTACTTGATGAAGATGGTCGAATTATAGCTAAAAACTTAAGAGGACAAGCTTTAAGAAATAAAGTTGATGAACTCTTAAATGAAGAAGAATAA
- a CDS encoding rhomboid family intramembrane serine protease: MLNLDISALAIIIGTVLISIKGFNDYGFFERYKFEIASIKSGDYVRMISSAFLHIDYTHLFVNMLTLYFFADSVIYFVGRFGFILIYIVSLILGNILSYIFHKNENYYTAVGASGAVIGVLYASILFRPDMMLGLFFFIPMPAYVFGIGYLLYSIWGMRAKRDNIGHDAHFGGAMGGFILGIILNPKVLSTNLYMVVLLAIPIIILFVLKYLKKV, translated from the coding sequence ATGCTTAATTTAGATATTTCTGCACTTGCCATTATTATTGGAACAGTTTTAATTTCAATTAAAGGCTTTAATGACTATGGTTTTTTTGAACGTTATAAGTTTGAAATTGCAAGTATAAAATCGGGTGATTATGTACGTATGATTAGTTCAGCTTTTTTGCATATAGATTATACGCATTTATTTGTGAATATGCTTACTTTATATTTTTTTGCTGATTCTGTTATCTATTTTGTAGGTCGATTTGGTTTTATTCTAATATATATCGTAAGTTTAATTTTGGGCAATATACTTTCATATATATTTCATAAAAATGAAAATTACTATACCGCGGTAGGTGCTAGTGGTGCTGTAATTGGCGTGCTGTATGCATCAATTTTGTTTAGACCAGATATGATGTTGGGCTTATTTTTTTTCATTCCAATGCCGGCATATGTGTTTGGCATAGGTTACCTATTATACTCAATTTGGGGAATGCGTGCTAAACGCGATAATATTGGTCATGATGCTCATTTCGGTGGAGCTATGGGCGGATTTATACTAGGAATTATTTTAAATCCTAAGGTTTTAAGTACTAACTTATACATGGTGGTATTATTGGCTATTCCTATTATAATTTTATTTGTTCTAAAATATTTGAAGAAAGTGTAA
- a CDS encoding Pycsar system effector family protein, with translation MSLIKQAELFASELLSKELSSDFMYHNINHTKRVVEHAKEILEHSEQVDHNTKEVVLITAWLHDLGYTVSKDHHEDESIKIATNFLKQINANPSLINEVSACIKATKIEAVPQSFSEKVIKDADCAHFASEDFNQYSELLRQELQLLGKCDHNVDEWRQINIEVLSKKHQFYTTYAISNWAQKKEDNLMSLIKKQNKTEKKLKKEKLKAKYKAKYKNENPERSIQTLFRVTLRNHIKLSDIADTKANILLSVNAIIISLALSNIIPKLDNPSNQHLMIPTLVLVVFSVASIILSIMSTKPNVTSGKFSREDVKNRKVNILFFGNFHKMKFEDYHWGINEIIDDKDYVYEALTKDLYYLGVVLERKYRLLRITYIVFLIGIIASVISFIIAFSMM, from the coding sequence ATGAGCCTCATAAAACAAGCAGAACTATTTGCAAGTGAATTATTATCTAAAGAATTATCTTCAGATTTTATGTATCATAACATTAACCACACCAAACGCGTGGTTGAACATGCTAAAGAAATTTTAGAGCATTCTGAGCAAGTTGATCATAACACCAAAGAAGTTGTTTTAATAACAGCCTGGTTGCATGACCTGGGTTACACGGTTTCTAAAGATCATCACGAAGATGAAAGTATTAAGATTGCAACTAACTTTTTAAAGCAAATTAATGCTAACCCGAGTTTAATTAATGAAGTTTCTGCTTGTATCAAGGCGACTAAAATTGAAGCTGTACCACAATCTTTCAGTGAAAAAGTGATTAAAGATGCTGACTGTGCTCATTTTGCTTCTGAAGATTTTAACCAATATTCTGAATTACTTCGGCAAGAACTTCAGCTTTTAGGTAAATGTGACCACAATGTTGATGAATGGCGACAAATTAATATTGAAGTTTTATCGAAAAAACATCAATTTTATACCACATATGCGATTTCAAATTGGGCTCAAAAGAAAGAAGACAACTTAATGAGCTTGATTAAGAAGCAAAATAAGACTGAAAAGAAGCTAAAAAAAGAAAAACTCAAGGCTAAGTATAAAGCCAAATACAAAAATGAAAATCCTGAACGTAGCATTCAAACCTTGTTTCGGGTAACATTAAGAAATCACATTAAATTAAGTGATATTGCCGATACAAAAGCTAATATTTTACTATCAGTTAACGCTATTATTATATCTTTAGCCTTATCTAATATCATTCCGAAATTAGATAATCCTTCTAATCAACATTTAATGATTCCGACTTTAGTTTTAGTTGTATTTAGTGTTGCCTCGATTATTTTATCGATTATGTCTACTAAACCTAATGTAACCTCAGGTAAATTTTCTCGAGAAGATGTTAAAAATCGGAAGGTAAATATTTTATTTTTTGGTAATTTTCATAAAATGAAGTTTGAAGATTATCATTGGGGTATTAATGAAATAATTGATGATAAAGATTATGTATATGAAGCCCTTACCAAAGATTTGTATTATCTAGGTGTTGTGTTAGAACGCAAGTATCGATTGCTAAGAATAACTTATATTGTTTTTTTAATTGGTATTATTGCTTCAGTGATTAGTTTTATTATAGCATTTTCAATGATGTAA
- a CDS encoding acetyl-CoA C-acyltransferase has product MSKEVVIVSAARTPIGSFLGSLSSIPATKLGAIAIKGALDKINLKPELVQEVLMGNVVQANNGQAPARQAALGAGIPDSVPCTTVNKVCASGMKTVMQAAQSIALGDAEIIVAGGMESMSQIPHYLHLRKGQKFGPTQMVDGMQKDGLVDAYNQEAMGTCADLCATEHNFSREDQDEFAIESYKRSAKAWEEGKFDNEVVPVEVPQRRGEPILVSRDEEFENIKLDKIPKLRPAFSKDGTATAANSSTINDGAGAMVLMSREKAEELGLEILATVAAYADAAQEPKWFTTAPAKALPLALDKANVSIKDVDYFEFNEAFSVVGLANMKILGLSNKNVNVNGGAVSLGHPLGCSGVRILITLLNVLQQNDAKVGAAAICNGGGGASAMVLKR; this is encoded by the coding sequence ATGAGTAAAGAAGTTGTTATTGTAAGTGCAGCTAGAACGCCAATAGGTAGTTTTCTAGGAAGTTTATCAAGTATTCCAGCTACAAAACTTGGCGCCATAGCTATTAAAGGTGCTTTAGATAAAATCAATTTAAAACCAGAACTTGTTCAAGAAGTTTTGATGGGTAATGTAGTACAAGCTAATAATGGTCAGGCACCAGCTCGACAAGCCGCATTAGGTGCTGGAATTCCAGATTCTGTACCATGTACAACTGTTAATAAAGTTTGCGCAAGTGGCATGAAAACTGTTATGCAAGCAGCTCAAAGTATTGCATTAGGAGATGCTGAAATTATTGTTGCTGGCGGAATGGAAAGCATGAGCCAAATACCACATTACTTACACCTAAGAAAAGGGCAAAAATTTGGCCCTACACAAATGGTTGATGGAATGCAAAAGGACGGTTTAGTTGATGCCTACAATCAAGAAGCCATGGGAACTTGTGCCGATTTATGTGCAACTGAACATAACTTTAGCCGAGAAGACCAAGACGAATTTGCTATAGAATCTTACAAGCGTAGCGCCAAAGCTTGGGAAGAAGGTAAATTTGATAATGAAGTGGTTCCAGTTGAAGTTCCTCAACGTCGTGGTGAACCAATCCTTGTTAGTAGAGATGAAGAGTTTGAAAATATTAAGCTTGATAAAATACCTAAACTTAGACCTGCCTTTTCTAAAGATGGAACAGCAACAGCAGCCAACTCCTCTACAATAAACGATGGCGCAGGTGCTATGGTATTAATGAGTCGTGAAAAAGCTGAAGAACTTGGTCTTGAAATTTTAGCTACTGTAGCCGCTTATGCAGATGCTGCACAAGAACCAAAATGGTTTACGACTGCTCCAGCAAAGGCTTTACCGCTTGCGCTTGACAAAGCTAATGTATCAATTAAAGATGTTGATTATTTTGAGTTTAATGAAGCCTTTTCGGTTGTTGGTTTAGCTAACATGAAAATTTTAGGACTTAGCAATAAAAATGTAAATGTTAACGGCGGTGCTGTTTCATTAGGTCACCCATTAGGCTGTTCAGGTGTTAGAATTTTAATTACTCTACTTAACGTTTTACAACAAAACGATGCTAAAGTTGGTGCTGCAGCCATTTGTAATGGTGGTGGTGGTGCATCAGCAATGGTGCTTAAACGATAA
- a CDS encoding GAF domain-containing protein codes for MKQNYDYPFTISVSFEKVVALYEERLKTEQNSISKAYIKSILEYAENNPKLTEGLTTEAEIENHKDSIKIMLDDIFPNMLSSNEIKAASIPFKTFIFNQSERFAEILEDAGPDFKFEPRDFNHEYDYLYACVIILNNYYGYKIDFFRPIYYDIPNKNGVVKTYRLFINADFVEIEPTELAIDLSDEIVDLLISKPDDIELWKTFFPKNSWKFKGFTLLNLTDITVDEQISKLKSILINKNLGTDKLIPEQLTSVFRNIFKIQDLEFGFTLYNHDQKAFEILKSKDIHSYILGDIVTSDCNSSVCQGTLKTLVNDNEYFCISDVETYAKNTNNNQLSKNLLKHQFHSCILAPVAKNGHLIGVLEIVAKQKNQLNQINAIKLNDVLPYIYAAAERNQIEAQNRMKAVIQSKYTSIHKSVEWRFEEEASKFIDAENKNKAHHFKPIVFEDIYPLYGQIDIVASSEERNKAIVLDLSEQLKVLRNIFNKAIKLKPLSIYEHSIFRIKQFLSLLEVNFTADLEQNIKRLIQRELNPVLSHISDELPQLKSNLDDYQSALKQDQILNYSHRDAYDDIVQKTNEKLADQLDQLQEEAQVIYPHYFERYKTDGVEHNLYIGQSITKHKKFNLVLLQNLRLWQLEALCKLENTFYDLQQYAEIKLNAASLILAFNSTLSIRYRMDEKKFDVDGTYNARYEVIKKRIDKALIKDTQERITQKGKIAIIYTDDVIKHEYKKYIGYLQNKQILGDKVEEFELEKVQGVSGLKAIRVDVMYKFNQEKRITYKDLIEILHH; via the coding sequence ATGAAACAAAATTACGATTATCCTTTTACCATATCAGTTAGTTTTGAAAAAGTGGTTGCTCTTTACGAAGAGCGATTAAAAACAGAGCAAAATTCTATTTCTAAAGCCTACATAAAGTCCATTTTAGAATATGCAGAAAACAACCCCAAATTAACTGAAGGCCTAACAACAGAAGCTGAAATCGAGAATCATAAAGATTCGATTAAAATTATGTTAGACGATATTTTTCCTAACATGTTATCTTCAAATGAAATCAAAGCAGCATCAATTCCTTTTAAAACATTCATTTTTAATCAATCTGAGCGTTTTGCTGAAATATTAGAAGATGCTGGCCCTGACTTTAAATTTGAGCCAAGAGATTTTAATCATGAATACGATTATTTATATGCTTGTGTAATTATTTTAAATAATTATTATGGTTATAAAATTGACTTTTTTAGGCCAATTTACTACGATATTCCCAATAAAAATGGCGTTGTTAAAACTTACCGCTTATTTATAAATGCCGATTTTGTTGAAATTGAACCCACGGAACTTGCAATAGATTTATCAGATGAAATTGTTGATTTGCTGATTTCAAAGCCTGATGATATTGAACTTTGGAAAACCTTTTTTCCTAAAAATAGTTGGAAGTTTAAAGGCTTCACTTTACTCAACTTAACCGACATTACAGTTGATGAGCAAATATCTAAGCTTAAGTCAATTTTGATTAATAAAAACTTAGGTACCGATAAACTTATCCCAGAACAATTAACTAGCGTTTTCAGGAATATCTTTAAGATACAAGATTTAGAGTTCGGTTTTACTCTATATAATCATGACCAAAAAGCATTTGAAATTTTAAAGAGTAAAGACATACACAGTTATATTTTGGGTGATATTGTGACCAGTGATTGTAACAGCTCTGTGTGCCAAGGCACCCTAAAAACCCTTGTTAACGACAACGAATATTTTTGTATTTCAGATGTTGAGACTTATGCTAAAAACACAAATAACAATCAGCTTTCAAAAAACTTATTAAAACATCAATTTCATTCATGTATTTTAGCGCCAGTTGCTAAAAATGGCCACTTAATAGGTGTTTTAGAAATTGTTGCTAAGCAGAAAAATCAGCTAAATCAAATCAATGCCATAAAGCTTAATGATGTTTTACCTTATATTTATGCGGCTGCAGAGCGTAATCAGATTGAAGCGCAAAACCGTATGAAAGCCGTTATTCAAAGTAAATATACATCAATTCATAAAAGTGTAGAATGGCGATTTGAAGAAGAAGCCAGTAAGTTTATTGACGCTGAAAATAAAAATAAGGCTCATCACTTCAAGCCAATCGTGTTTGAAGATATTTATCCATTATATGGTCAAATAGATATTGTAGCTTCTTCTGAAGAGCGTAATAAAGCAATTGTGTTAGACCTTAGCGAACAGTTAAAGGTTCTTCGAAATATTTTTAATAAGGCCATAAAACTAAAACCCTTATCAATTTACGAACACTCAATTTTTAGAATAAAACAGTTTTTATCGCTATTAGAAGTTAATTTTACAGCAGATTTAGAGCAGAACATAAAGCGCTTAATACAAAGAGAATTAAATCCAGTTTTAAGTCATATTTCAGATGAATTACCTCAATTAAAATCAAATCTTGACGACTATCAATCAGCTTTAAAACAAGATCAAATTTTAAATTATAGTCATCGAGATGCTTATGATGATATCGTTCAAAAAACAAATGAAAAACTAGCAGACCAACTCGACCAGCTTCAAGAAGAAGCTCAAGTTATTTATCCTCATTATTTCGAGCGCTACAAAACCGATGGTGTTGAGCATAACTTATACATTGGGCAAAGCATTACGAAGCACAAAAAATTTAATTTAGTTTTACTTCAAAATTTACGCTTATGGCAACTTGAGGCATTATGTAAGCTCGAAAATACCTTTTATGATTTGCAACAGTATGCTGAAATAAAGCTTAATGCTGCTTCATTAATTTTAGCTTTTAATTCTACCTTATCGATTAGATATCGAATGGATGAAAAGAAATTTGATGTTGATGGCACCTATAATGCACGCTATGAAGTGATAAAAAAACGTATTGATAAGGCTTTAATAAAAGATACCCAAGAGCGTATAACACAAAAAGGTAAAATTGCTATTATTTATACTGATGACGTCATTAAACATGAGTATAAAAAATACATCGGTTATTTACAAAATAAGCAAATATTAGGAGACAAAGTCGAAGAATTTGAGTTGGAAAAAGTGCAAGGTGTATCAGGTTTAAAAGCCATTCGGGTAGATGTCATGTATAAATTTAATCAAGAAAAACGTATTACTTATAAAGATTTAATTGAAATATTACATCATTGA